The following proteins are encoded in a genomic region of Prosthecobacter sp.:
- a CDS encoding O-antigen ligase family protein, which translates to MERSTGAIFDLDKNPWTAFGTIDQATSMQAMISISAALMVLLMALDIASERRGRYVLVLAVTVSGFITAVAGLCLHTSADLSSLWQVRHVPSSVFGLFWYHGNAAAFLNLVWPVSVWLCVTLLHKESPTFPQQMVLACLVVAVMVQIIAVLVNVSKMGHLMLVLEMLLLVGGGLVAWKARLAELPFSGRRIALLLFIAISLLVLGAWLSGAGTGLGRWNIFAAHHFDDPARRHAAMMAFQIGLDHGWAGTGPGTFEWVAVHYSALDPLLQEGRWRHAHNDYAEFFAEWGWSGAVIFVLVLALPGRRLWSALRHVFSKDSRHGMSFQRKAGLICFSTALFSVLLHAVVDFPLQMESTRYLSAAVAGLVLAMTFSSSRRASRRSA; encoded by the coding sequence GTGGAACGATCGACTGGAGCGATCTTCGATCTGGACAAGAATCCGTGGACGGCATTTGGGACGATTGATCAGGCAACGTCCATGCAGGCCATGATCTCGATATCGGCGGCGTTGATGGTACTGCTCATGGCTCTGGACATCGCGTCCGAACGGCGAGGCCGTTATGTTCTGGTGCTGGCCGTGACGGTTTCAGGCTTTATCACAGCTGTTGCGGGGCTTTGTCTTCATACCTCCGCAGATCTCAGTTCACTCTGGCAAGTGCGCCATGTGCCGAGTTCCGTCTTCGGCCTGTTTTGGTATCACGGCAACGCGGCGGCTTTTTTAAACCTGGTCTGGCCGGTCAGCGTGTGGTTGTGCGTGACACTGCTGCATAAAGAATCGCCCACCTTTCCCCAGCAGATGGTGCTGGCGTGCCTGGTGGTCGCTGTGATGGTGCAGATCATCGCCGTTTTGGTGAATGTGTCGAAGATGGGACACCTCATGCTGGTTTTGGAGATGCTTCTATTAGTGGGCGGTGGTCTTGTGGCCTGGAAGGCACGTCTGGCCGAGCTGCCTTTCAGCGGCAGACGCATTGCGTTGCTTCTATTCATCGCGATCAGCCTGCTGGTTCTCGGCGCGTGGCTGAGCGGGGCGGGAACCGGACTGGGGCGTTGGAACATCTTTGCGGCACATCACTTCGATGATCCTGCCAGACGGCATGCGGCAATGATGGCGTTTCAGATCGGGCTGGATCACGGATGGGCGGGAACCGGCCCAGGGACTTTTGAATGGGTGGCGGTGCATTATTCCGCGCTCGATCCACTGCTACAGGAAGGGCGCTGGCGGCATGCCCACAATGACTATGCCGAATTCTTCGCGGAATGGGGATGGTCCGGGGCGGTCATCTTTGTCCTGGTGCTGGCACTGCCAGGAAGGCGGCTATGGAGTGCTCTGCGTCACGTGTTCTCCAAGGACAGCCGTCATGGGATGTCCTTTCAGCGCAAGGCGGGACTGATCTGCTTCTCCACGGCACTTTTTTCAGTGCTTCTGCATGCCGTGGTGGATTTCCCGTTGCAGATGGAGTCCACTCGATATCTCTCCGCCGCAGTGGCTGGACTGGTGCTCGCCATGACTTTTTCTTCCTCCCGCAGGGCATCAAGGCGAAGTGCTTAG
- a CDS encoding type II secretion system protein GspK, with protein sequence MNNRLHLCRISATAGSVLLAVLCLVAVLSFLIVSAVSVSKQHGDMQQARQGVMRARQLAEMGVAVAAHPMIQPGDPLLRRKVSGIEHFDVILSTEESRLNLNALLTEERMPVLERIFTSWGISPADAQSLVATLMDWTDADDLKRRPDSAEKLDYTMMGLSDRPLNRKLVSLDEVDLMLRAGEIQAVQPDWRSFFTLRGNGQLDVNMASAEVLAAATGASLENAQQLVQKRSGLDELPQTTDDAPLESLEETLALLGLAGQQAAEVTPLLTLHGTTLRIESIGTAGDARCGIAVLVRKNEGMPRITEWREFAVEGTRQL encoded by the coding sequence GTGAATAATCGTCTCCATCTCTGCCGCATTTCAGCAACCGCAGGTTCGGTGCTGCTGGCGGTGCTGTGCTTGGTGGCGGTGCTGTCGTTTCTCATCGTCTCGGCGGTGTCGGTTTCGAAACAGCATGGCGACATGCAGCAGGCGCGGCAAGGCGTGATGCGCGCACGCCAACTGGCGGAGATGGGCGTGGCGGTGGCGGCGCACCCGATGATCCAGCCGGGCGATCCGCTGCTGAGGCGAAAGGTGTCGGGCATTGAGCACTTTGACGTGATCCTCAGCACGGAGGAAAGCAGACTGAACCTGAATGCACTGCTCACTGAAGAGCGCATGCCGGTGCTGGAGCGCATTTTTACCTCATGGGGCATTTCCCCTGCGGATGCCCAGAGCCTCGTGGCGACGCTGATGGACTGGACGGATGCGGATGATCTCAAACGCCGGCCCGATAGCGCGGAGAAACTCGATTACACCATGATGGGGCTTTCCGACCGGCCGTTGAATCGCAAACTGGTCAGCCTTGATGAAGTCGATCTGATGCTCCGTGCAGGTGAAATCCAGGCCGTCCAACCGGACTGGCGTTCTTTCTTCACCTTGAGAGGCAATGGACAATTAGATGTGAACATGGCATCCGCCGAAGTCCTCGCCGCTGCGACGGGGGCTTCGCTGGAAAATGCGCAACAGCTCGTGCAGAAGCGCAGCGGGCTGGATGAACTGCCGCAAACAACGGATGACGCTCCGCTGGAAAGTCTGGAGGAGACGCTGGCGCTGCTGGGCCTGGCCGGACAACAGGCGGCGGAGGTCACGCCCTTGCTGACGCTGCACGGTACGACGCTACGCATCGAAAGCATCGGTACGGCGGGGGATGCGCGCTGCGGCATCGCGGTGCTGGTGCGCAAGAATGAGGGAATGCCGCGCATCACCGAGTGGCGTGAATTTGCTGTGGAGGGAACGCGTCAGCTTTGA
- a CDS encoding TIGR02597 family protein, with amino-acid sequence MNKLRLFLIALCALPLLSKAVETDPAGFVTVDLAGNSDSYVYIPFKRSAEFVGTAASLSANGTYDAGEPFTDGNSNQIWDNGETFTDTSNVIALTGTPGLTVNQFVYVSGTQPKRYYVFLKSGTRVGMYYSVVSNAATSLTVDTAGDDLTTAINSTTALEVIPYDTLGSIFPAGAGVNPSSSHSIAVRQTEILIPNNTSAGIDLASPVSYYYFSGVTGAGPGWRKAGVSAVLANDDVLMPDTFFVVRHNIATATSLTFTGTVQMSQLATPLGTIANSVDQDNAVALPFATELTLSQLKLFESGAFAGSSSHSIALRQDQVLVWDNSVLGKNKASGTSYYYFTGASGLGPGWRKSGVTGTIANDDVVIGPNKGIVIRKKSTGAPVTAMWSVKPPYVP; translated from the coding sequence ATGAACAAGCTCCGCTTATTCCTCATCGCTCTCTGCGCGCTGCCACTCCTCTCCAAGGCAGTGGAAACCGACCCTGCCGGGTTCGTCACGGTCGATTTGGCCGGCAACTCGGACTCGTACGTATACATCCCGTTCAAGCGCTCGGCCGAGTTCGTCGGCACGGCGGCCTCTCTTTCAGCCAATGGCACCTACGATGCCGGTGAACCGTTCACGGACGGCAACAGCAATCAGATCTGGGACAATGGGGAGACCTTCACGGACACCAGCAACGTCATTGCCCTCACGGGAACCCCCGGCCTGACCGTCAATCAGTTCGTCTATGTTTCAGGCACGCAGCCCAAGCGCTATTACGTGTTCTTGAAATCCGGCACCCGGGTCGGCATGTACTACTCGGTTGTTTCCAATGCGGCCACTTCTTTGACGGTGGACACAGCGGGCGATGATTTGACCACGGCCATCAACTCAACCACTGCGCTGGAAGTCATCCCGTATGACACGTTGGGGTCAATTTTCCCAGCGGGAGCGGGTGTAAATCCAAGCTCCAGCCATTCTATTGCCGTTCGCCAAACAGAAATCTTGATTCCCAACAACACATCCGCAGGCATTGATCTCGCCTCACCTGTTTCTTATTATTATTTTTCTGGAGTTACTGGCGCTGGGCCCGGGTGGCGCAAGGCAGGGGTTTCTGCCGTCCTTGCCAACGATGATGTTTTGATGCCGGACACTTTTTTTGTCGTGAGACACAATATCGCCACAGCTACTTCTTTAACGTTCACGGGCACAGTACAGATGTCTCAGTTGGCAACCCCACTTGGAACCATCGCCAATTCCGTGGATCAAGACAACGCTGTGGCCCTTCCCTTCGCCACCGAGTTAACGTTGTCACAGCTAAAGCTCTTTGAGTCCGGTGCTTTTGCAGGTAGCTCATCTCACTCGATTGCTCTGCGACAGGACCAAGTTTTGGTGTGGGACAATTCGGTTTTGGGCAAGAACAAGGCATCTGGAACAAGCTATTATTATTTCACAGGTGCCTCGGGACTTGGGCCCGGCTGGCGCAAATCGGGTGTGACAGGAACCATTGCTAACGATGACGTTGTAATCGGACCGAACAAAGGAATCGTGATTCGTAAAAAGAGCACTGGAGCACCAGTGACTGCTATGTGGTCCGTGAAACCACCTTATGTGCCCTGA
- a CDS encoding UDP-glucuronic acid decarboxylase family protein, with product MKKRILITGGAGFLGSHLCERLLNEGHEIICADNLFTGRKQNIAHLMSHPNFEFMRHDITEPICVEVDQIYNLACPASPPHYQYNAIKTIKTSVMGAINVLGLARRVHARVFQASTSEIYGDPEVHPQPESYWGHVNTIGLRSCYDEGKRVAETLFFDYHRQNGVDIRVVRIFNTYGPRMLPDDGRVVSNFIVQALRGQDITIYGDGTQTRSFCYVDDLIEGFVKFMDTDNFTGPVNLGNPGEFTMLELAEQVLKKVGGKSKIVFRPLPSDDPRQRQPDITLAKNKLGWEPKVPLSDGLDRTIAYFAQLLEGPTSRQPRPMKAPVRKLALN from the coding sequence ATGAAAAAACGCATACTCATCACCGGCGGAGCCGGATTCCTCGGTTCCCATCTCTGTGAACGCCTGCTGAACGAGGGGCATGAAATCATCTGTGCGGACAACCTGTTCACAGGTCGCAAGCAGAACATCGCCCATCTCATGAGCCACCCGAATTTCGAGTTCATGCGGCATGACATCACGGAGCCGATCTGTGTGGAGGTGGATCAAATCTACAATCTCGCGTGTCCTGCTTCTCCACCGCACTATCAATACAACGCCATCAAGACCATCAAGACCTCCGTGATGGGCGCCATCAATGTGCTCGGTCTCGCCCGGCGCGTCCATGCCCGTGTCTTCCAGGCATCCACCTCCGAGATCTACGGTGACCCCGAAGTGCATCCTCAGCCGGAAAGTTACTGGGGCCATGTCAACACCATCGGCCTCCGTTCCTGCTACGATGAGGGCAAGCGTGTCGCTGAAACCTTGTTCTTTGACTACCACCGCCAGAACGGTGTGGACATCCGCGTGGTGCGTATCTTCAACACCTATGGCCCCCGCATGCTGCCGGATGACGGTCGCGTGGTCTCCAACTTCATCGTGCAAGCCCTGCGTGGGCAGGACATCACAATCTACGGTGACGGCACTCAAACCCGTAGCTTCTGTTATGTCGATGATCTGATCGAAGGCTTCGTGAAGTTCATGGACACGGACAATTTCACCGGTCCGGTAAACCTCGGTAATCCAGGTGAGTTCACGATGCTGGAACTCGCTGAACAGGTGCTCAAGAAAGTCGGTGGCAAATCCAAGATCGTCTTCCGTCCGCTGCCTTCGGATGACCCCAGACAGCGCCAGCCGGACATCACGCTCGCCAAAAACAAGCTCGGCTGGGAGCCTAAAGTTCCGCTGTCGGACGGACTGGACCGCACCATCGCCTACTTCGCTCAACTGCTCGAAGGCCCGACCTCGCGCCAGCCCCGGCCGATGAAGGCCCCCGTGAGGAAATTGGCCCTTAACTGA
- a CDS encoding secretin N-terminal domain-containing protein, giving the protein MNIRSAVIMKSTCKIDLLCAVILCMIPGLLAAQNAPVSPPQIRPPANTSAAPAAAPQPASGKNVIGFTATPLAEVLGEYYRVTGRRVLKDRGLESATVTIEVPGEFSDEEYRSIIEKGLLMHGYALVPSGADLFKLVAAEQGTSPSSQGVPMILRAADLPDNDQVVSHVIELSNLQAEEASTAFQQLIPLHPYGKILAMSNARALVITEASQTIRAYLDLAKQVDVPPMETVQKTIHLERSEATEVVEQLNAFLGLGGSGGGALRSASGQAPTPGGAPGAVAAGGTAVSLGGAAGGVSPEASKPIIQAITRTNSLLIVARPVDMQKIERLVLELDAESTSTRYFSRKLKYLDLTVFLGIAEKALQRNAKGTGQSGIPQQNTPATPTSNTFGNNTSNSAFGSNSGMGSSLGGGYGSGQSGSNSFGSGSSTPLEVTKKPISVLIGNTLVIADPASSKFFASGPPEQIKALEELADELDVRPRQILLSAIIGEFTLGDDFNFGLDWIQTLKQAGGDGLVGGVLNTQGTAFANPSNLKDIAGFLGAGGPASLSGLTAYGQINKNLNVFLQTLESTRRFHVLQKPTITALNHQSASIYIGQQIAIAGQTYTNGAAVGGGLGFTSTTQYIPVRLQLDITPHIYNDNEVMLEFKQQNNDVSGFTTISGNRVPNISEQGMQNSLIVPDRATAMLGGLITERDTKNKSGLPFLVRIPIIKHLFGSTNTSKERREMMIFVQPRILPDETSHMLEQARIGDGSENFDKAFQFENMPETIVPRAIPAREDKPNDLLPPPTVATPKKGLFDKFKGLFKRTKAE; this is encoded by the coding sequence ATGAACATCCGCTCCGCCGTCATCATGAAATCGACCTGCAAAATCGACCTGCTCTGCGCAGTCATCCTGTGCATGATCCCCGGACTCTTGGCTGCACAAAACGCCCCGGTTTCCCCGCCCCAAATACGACCGCCTGCAAACACGTCGGCCGCGCCAGCCGCTGCTCCGCAGCCCGCCTCCGGCAAAAATGTCATCGGCTTCACCGCCACACCTCTCGCTGAAGTCCTGGGAGAATACTATCGGGTGACGGGACGCCGTGTTCTCAAAGACCGCGGCCTCGAAAGTGCCACCGTCACCATCGAAGTACCCGGCGAGTTCAGTGATGAGGAGTACCGCTCCATCATCGAAAAGGGATTGCTCATGCACGGCTATGCGCTGGTTCCCAGTGGGGCCGATCTTTTCAAGCTTGTCGCCGCCGAGCAGGGCACCTCGCCTTCGTCGCAGGGAGTGCCAATGATTTTGCGAGCAGCCGACCTGCCTGACAATGACCAAGTGGTCTCTCATGTCATTGAACTCAGCAATCTACAGGCTGAAGAAGCATCCACAGCTTTCCAGCAGCTCATCCCGCTGCATCCGTATGGCAAAATCCTCGCCATGTCGAATGCCCGGGCCTTGGTGATCACCGAGGCCTCCCAGACCATTCGGGCCTACCTCGATCTCGCCAAGCAGGTGGATGTGCCGCCCATGGAAACCGTCCAAAAGACCATCCACCTTGAGCGTTCAGAGGCCACCGAAGTCGTTGAGCAGCTCAACGCCTTCTTGGGCCTCGGCGGCAGTGGCGGCGGTGCGCTTCGCAGTGCTTCAGGCCAGGCACCAACGCCTGGGGGGGCTCCTGGAGCGGTGGCAGCCGGTGGGACAGCGGTTTCACTCGGCGGTGCTGCCGGGGGCGTCAGTCCCGAGGCTTCCAAACCCATCATTCAGGCCATCACGAGGACCAACAGCCTGTTGATCGTCGCACGTCCGGTGGACATGCAGAAGATTGAACGCCTCGTGCTTGAACTCGATGCTGAGTCCACCTCCACACGGTACTTCTCGCGCAAGCTCAAGTACCTCGATCTCACCGTGTTTCTCGGCATCGCCGAAAAGGCCCTCCAGAGAAATGCCAAAGGCACTGGTCAAAGCGGCATCCCCCAGCAGAACACCCCCGCGACGCCAACCAGCAACACTTTTGGCAACAACACCTCCAACTCTGCCTTCGGTTCCAACTCAGGAATGGGCTCCAGTCTCGGTGGTGGCTATGGTTCCGGGCAGTCGGGTTCGAACTCCTTCGGTTCAGGATCGAGCACGCCGTTGGAAGTCACCAAAAAACCCATCAGCGTGCTGATCGGCAACACGCTGGTCATTGCCGACCCCGCCAGCTCTAAATTCTTCGCCAGCGGCCCGCCGGAACAGATCAAGGCCCTCGAAGAACTGGCCGATGAGCTGGATGTGCGCCCGCGCCAGATCCTGCTCTCCGCCATCATCGGCGAGTTCACCCTCGGCGACGATTTCAACTTTGGTCTCGACTGGATTCAAACACTCAAGCAGGCCGGTGGCGATGGTCTCGTCGGGGGTGTGCTCAACACACAAGGCACCGCCTTTGCCAATCCCTCCAACTTGAAAGACATCGCGGGATTCCTCGGCGCAGGCGGGCCTGCCTCGCTGAGCGGCCTCACCGCCTACGGTCAGATCAACAAGAACCTCAACGTCTTCCTTCAGACCCTCGAGAGCACCCGGCGCTTCCATGTGCTGCAGAAGCCCACCATCACCGCGCTCAACCATCAGTCTGCCAGCATCTACATCGGCCAGCAGATCGCCATCGCCGGGCAGACCTATACCAACGGCGCTGCTGTGGGCGGCGGTCTCGGCTTCACCAGCACCACGCAGTACATCCCCGTGCGTCTCCAGCTCGACATCACGCCGCACATTTATAATGACAACGAGGTCATGCTCGAATTCAAACAGCAGAACAACGACGTCTCCGGCTTCACCACCATCAGCGGCAACCGCGTGCCCAACATCTCCGAGCAGGGCATGCAGAACAGTCTGATCGTCCCTGACCGCGCCACCGCCATGCTCGGCGGCCTCATCACCGAGCGTGACACCAAGAACAAGAGCGGCCTGCCGTTTCTGGTGCGCATCCCCATTATCAAGCACCTGTTTGGCAGCACCAACACCAGCAAAGAACGGCGTGAGATGATGATCTTCGTCCAGCCACGCATCCTGCCGGATGAAACCTCCCACATGCTGGAGCAGGCCCGCATCGGCGATGGCAGCGAGAATTTTGACAAAGCCTTCCAATTTGAAAACATGCCAGAAACCATCGTCCCGCGCGCCATCCCGGCTCGTGAAGACAAGCCCAACGACCTGCTGCCGCCGCCGACGGTGGCAACGCCCAAGAAGGGTTTGTTCGACAAGTTTAAAGGCTTGTTTAAAAGGACGAAAGCGGAGTGA
- a CDS encoding UDP-glucose 6-dehydrogenase translates to MRICCIGAGYVGGPTMAMIAAKCPHIRVDVVDLNADRIAAWNSDELPIYEPGLDELVRQARGRNLFFSTAVKECIHDSDIIFVSVNTPTKTFGVGAHKAADLRFVESVARTIAEVAESPKIIVEKSTIPVKTAEAIQTILGADAKGLKHQVLSNPEFLAEGTAVVDLSKPDRILIGGEQTPEGLAAVEALVSVYANWVPRERILTTNLWSSELSKLVANAFLAQRISSINSISALCEKTGADVDEVARAIGSDSRIGPKFLKASVGFGGSCFQKDVLNLVYLCGHFGLPEVAAYWDQVIKMNDWQKHRFAERVLRTLFNTVTGKRIAVLGFAFKKDTNDTRESAAIYVCRDLLEERANVSIYDPKVTTAQICKDLAIQDDDPNVEFATSAAQAARGAHALLVLTEWDEFRHLDFEAIYQSMVKPAWIFDGRSLLDHAKLRQTGFKVYSIGKPLPNN, encoded by the coding sequence ATGAGAATTTGCTGCATCGGTGCCGGCTATGTCGGCGGACCCACCATGGCGATGATCGCCGCCAAGTGCCCCCACATCCGCGTCGATGTGGTGGACCTCAACGCCGACCGCATCGCGGCCTGGAACTCGGACGAGCTGCCCATCTACGAGCCCGGCCTCGATGAACTTGTGCGCCAGGCACGCGGGCGGAACTTGTTCTTCTCCACTGCGGTCAAAGAGTGCATACACGACTCCGACATCATCTTCGTCAGCGTCAACACGCCGACGAAGACCTTCGGCGTCGGCGCGCACAAGGCGGCGGACCTGCGTTTCGTCGAGTCCGTCGCCCGCACCATCGCCGAGGTGGCAGAATCGCCCAAGATCATCGTCGAAAAGAGCACCATCCCGGTGAAAACCGCCGAGGCCATCCAGACCATTCTGGGTGCTGACGCGAAAGGTTTGAAGCACCAAGTGCTCTCCAATCCCGAATTCCTCGCCGAAGGCACCGCCGTCGTCGATTTGAGCAAGCCGGACCGCATCCTCATCGGTGGCGAGCAAACACCCGAAGGATTGGCCGCCGTGGAGGCGCTGGTCAGCGTCTATGCCAACTGGGTGCCGCGCGAGCGCATCCTCACCACCAACCTGTGGTCCTCCGAGCTCTCCAAGCTCGTCGCCAACGCCTTCCTCGCACAACGCATCTCCTCCATCAACAGCATCTCCGCGCTGTGTGAAAAAACCGGCGCGGATGTCGATGAAGTCGCACGCGCCATTGGCTCCGACTCACGCATCGGCCCGAAGTTCCTCAAAGCCTCCGTCGGCTTCGGCGGCTCCTGCTTTCAGAAAGATGTGCTCAACCTCGTCTATCTCTGCGGCCACTTCGGCCTGCCGGAAGTGGCCGCTTATTGGGATCAAGTCATCAAGATGAACGACTGGCAGAAGCACCGCTTCGCAGAGCGAGTGTTGCGCACCTTGTTCAACACCGTCACCGGCAAGCGCATCGCCGTGCTCGGCTTTGCGTTCAAGAAAGACACCAACGACACCCGCGAATCCGCCGCCATCTATGTGTGCCGCGATCTGCTCGAAGAACGCGCCAACGTCTCGATCTACGACCCGAAGGTCACCACCGCGCAGATCTGCAAAGATCTCGCCATCCAGGACGACGACCCGAACGTCGAGTTCGCCACCAGTGCCGCGCAGGCCGCCAGAGGCGCGCACGCACTGCTGGTGCTCACCGAGTGGGATGAGTTCCGTCATCTCGACTTCGAGGCCATCTACCAGTCCATGGTCAAACCCGCGTGGATCTTCGACGGCCGCAGCCTGCTCGATCACGCGAAACTGCGCCAGACCGGCTTCAAGGTGTACAGCATCGGCAAGCCGCTGCCAAACAACTGA
- a CDS encoding exopolysaccharide biosynthesis polyprenyl glycosylphosphotransferase, whose amino-acid sequence MQDSLSQRVRGWTPFFVLVDIISVAGAFLAAFIFSQLIPPHTFDLTWVPPVKEGILLSLSLCGLVLHTVIWLREGHYMYQLLNGRSFRICAAQLLFLALTLFIYLALWRDYQVSRKLLLFFLALLGPCLWTGKIVFLQLLKIMGKRIQPRLRILVVCDETGEDATRQWFSNKTMLGIHLCEVLATEADACHETFLEHRLEEAIKRGRPNLLIWRLPTDAARTEKIRQIAESHGTHLAVDLLPIVGDMGSVQLTEYSQMKLVSLHKHPLVSPAHRFLKRLLDVSISLPVVVFVLPFLCAGVWLLHRLFSPGPLFFRQSRSGADSQMFQIYKFRTMNVNHGSESVQARPNDTRIFKCGALLRKLSIDEMPQFLNVLLGNMSVVGPRPHMAEHDAIFTLECSQYALRHTVKPGVTGLAQVRGQRGPVDHASEIKHRVTSDIEYCQNWSFYLDLQIIARTFLHVFSFHAKSC is encoded by the coding sequence ATGCAAGACTCCCTAAGCCAACGAGTTCGTGGATGGACGCCCTTTTTCGTCCTCGTGGACATCATTTCCGTGGCCGGTGCCTTTTTGGCAGCATTCATCTTCTCCCAACTGATCCCCCCTCACACTTTTGACCTAACGTGGGTACCACCGGTCAAAGAAGGTATTCTCCTGAGCTTGAGCCTCTGTGGGCTCGTGCTGCACACGGTCATCTGGTTGCGCGAGGGACATTATATGTATCAACTGCTGAACGGGCGTTCCTTCCGCATCTGCGCCGCCCAACTGCTTTTCCTAGCACTCACCCTGTTCATTTATCTCGCGCTTTGGCGCGACTACCAAGTTTCACGCAAGCTGCTGCTGTTCTTCCTCGCCCTGCTTGGCCCGTGTCTCTGGACCGGAAAAATCGTGTTTTTGCAACTGCTCAAGATCATGGGCAAACGCATCCAGCCCCGGCTGCGCATTCTGGTGGTTTGCGATGAAACCGGAGAAGACGCGACAAGGCAATGGTTCTCCAACAAGACGATGCTTGGCATCCACCTCTGCGAGGTTCTTGCCACCGAAGCTGATGCCTGCCACGAAACGTTCCTCGAGCATCGTCTTGAAGAAGCCATCAAGCGTGGACGCCCCAATCTGCTCATCTGGCGCCTGCCCACGGACGCCGCTCGCACTGAGAAGATCCGGCAGATCGCCGAATCCCACGGCACGCATCTGGCCGTGGATCTGCTGCCGATCGTGGGTGACATGGGATCGGTGCAGCTCACCGAATATTCGCAGATGAAGCTCGTCAGCCTGCACAAGCATCCGCTGGTCAGCCCTGCACATCGTTTCCTGAAGCGTCTGCTCGATGTGTCCATCAGCCTGCCAGTGGTGGTTTTCGTTCTTCCATTCCTGTGTGCCGGTGTCTGGCTCCTGCACCGGCTGTTTTCACCCGGCCCGCTTTTCTTCAGGCAGTCACGTTCTGGGGCCGACAGCCAGATGTTCCAGATCTACAAATTCCGCACCATGAATGTCAATCATGGCTCGGAAAGCGTCCAGGCTCGTCCCAACGATACGCGTATCTTCAAGTGTGGTGCCCTCTTGCGGAAGCTCAGCATTGATGAGATGCCGCAGTTCTTGAACGTGCTGCTGGGGAACATGTCCGTCGTTGGTCCCCGTCCTCACATGGCCGAGCATGACGCGATCTTCACTCTGGAGTGCAGCCAGTATGCACTGCGCCACACCGTGAAACCAGGTGTGACCGGCCTTGCGCAGGTTCGCGGCCAGCGTGGCCCGGTGGATCATGCCAGTGAGATCAAACATCGCGTCACCTCCGACATTGAGTACTGCCAGAACTGGTCGTTCTACCTCGATCTACAGATCATCGCCCGGACCTTCCTGCACGTCTTTTCCTTCCATGCCAAGTCATGCTGA
- a CDS encoding PEP-CTERM sorting domain-containing protein (PEP-CTERM proteins occur, often in large numbers, in the proteomes of bacteria that also encode an exosortase, a predicted intramembrane cysteine proteinase. The presence of a PEP-CTERM domain at a protein's C-terminus predicts cleavage within the sorting domain, followed by covalent anchoring to some some component of the (usually Gram-negative) cell surface. Many PEP-CTERM proteins exhibit an unusual sequence composition that includes large numbers of potential glycosylation sites. Expression of one such protein has been shown restore the ability of a bacterium to form floc, a type of biofilm.) codes for MNRLFALVLSLTVFTAYQSHASISFLVQSDLLKNSGGTAMIQTGLVLFVSSTTDATFDSILAGSSTSIGSSLNGGDDKVLFKTDLSSYGVNGVLDLTTGALDLSSVSGWNTGDPLALLWFPTLTTASSTIGAGTEYGFYRNGSAVDSTQAWVTPADPTSNYLLGFFTQDGAELSPGPGAANTASAGNASLTVAGVPEPSRSLLGLIGFGVLVLRRRR; via the coding sequence ATGAACCGTTTGTTCGCCTTGGTTTTATCGTTGACTGTATTTACAGCCTATCAATCGCACGCATCCATTTCCTTCTTGGTGCAAAGCGACCTGTTGAAGAATTCTGGTGGAACCGCCATGATTCAAACAGGCCTTGTTCTTTTTGTTTCCAGCACCACTGACGCCACATTTGACAGCATTCTGGCTGGTTCTTCGACCTCGATTGGGAGCAGCTTGAATGGAGGTGATGACAAGGTCTTGTTTAAAACGGATCTTTCAAGTTATGGAGTCAATGGAGTTCTCGATCTCACAACAGGTGCCCTTGACCTTTCCTCAGTTTCTGGATGGAATACAGGGGATCCGCTCGCACTGCTTTGGTTCCCCACACTTACTACGGCATCTTCGACCATTGGTGCGGGCACTGAATATGGCTTCTACAGAAATGGGTCCGCCGTTGATAGCACTCAAGCTTGGGTTACTCCTGCTGACCCTACCAGCAACTATTTGTTGGGCTTTTTCACTCAAGATGGTGCCGAACTTAGCCCAGGACCAGGGGCTGCTAATACCGCTTCCGCCGGCAATGCCTCACTCACTGTTGCAGGCGTTCCCGAACCTAGCCGCTCGTTGCTCGGCCTGATCGGTTTCGGTGTTCTGGTCCTTCGCCGCCGTCGTTGA